From Equus przewalskii isolate Varuska chromosome 2, EquPr2, whole genome shotgun sequence:
GCGTAAATGACTCTACAAAGGACCCTAGGGAAATAACAGAGGCCATATCAGGACAGCTGGACAGGCATTGGCAGTGTCGTCTTAGCTCTGCCCTCCCAAAGAACGCCATGCAGGCAGTGCACAAAGTAACGCCGCTGATGAGATCCaggtgttaaaaacaaaaatgacttcaTTTGGTCACCACTCAGTCACCCTTTGTTGCTTGCTGCCCTGGAAAAGTGGAAATGGGGTCCACAGAAAGGCTGGAAGGGGAAGCAAACTGAGTTGAAGGCCCCTGTCCTGGAGAAAACATGTAGGCAAATGCAAACAGGATGTGAGTCATACTCATCCCTCAGCGGCTGAGGACGCGTTCTCCCAGGGTAACCTACACTAGTTTTTCTTTGaactaaaacaaaacagtaaaCTTGGAAGCTTAACAAAGCACTTTTTCCCAGGTTGAGAGGCAGTTTGGTCTGAAGTCCTCAACAGGTCAGAGAGTCTAAAATGCCAGAATTCCGAGAGGAAATCTTTGGGTCCAGAGGACCACAGCAAGCCAAGGCCCCAGTACTGGATgtcagaagaaaagggagaggatGAAGACAACACAGCTGCCCCCACTCCCAAAAGAATCCCTGCCAGGTGGGCCTGTGGAAGAACCAACAATTCCCCCTGCACCCAGTCACCTGAGACACCGTGGCACTTTGGAAAATTCATCAGAGTGAAACTTCAAATTcagaggcccagccccaggggctgCCTGTGATTAGTGCTTTAATTAGTGGCATTAATGAAGGACTAGTCTGCTCTaagatttctaacttaattttcCCCCAACTCCAAATTAAAACACACAGCCCTtaatttttatctccaaaatGATCCAAGTGAAATACAGAGGCTGTGGCTGAGGAGTGAGTAGGACCCTTAGTGCATCAAGAATTGTGTTTGCATTCTGGTTGATTTCAGGctgcattttagaaattttgaagCTTGATAAGGCTTGGTGGTGGCATGCTTTCTCTAAGACAGGCTGGAGAAACAGTGGGCATGTCCTCCTAACAACAGTATGGGCCAATCCCTCAGAGGAATTCTCTCAAGAGGATCAGATTCAAGACAAATTCCCATGAccaattgtttctattttctgcaaGGGAGGAGAATACTGACCATCTCAAAGCTCCTCTTCTGAGATTAAATTCTCTCCAATTGCTGTACTGACTTTCAAAATTTAAGTCCAAAGTTTTGGGTCCACCTTCAGACTGCATGTGCTGCTCACTTACTTTCCTCACCCACATTTCTTCTGATGAGCTCCAGAATCTGTTCTcccttatttttgtaaatgtcacTCTCCACAAGTTACCTCCTTTCATGAGAAATGGAATACAGGTTTTTAACCTCACCTTCCTATTTAGGAAATACGGGTGGATGGATGTAGGAGTGAATTAAGCTTGACCTTTCTGGAGAAACTGATCTAGTCTTGATATAATTGTGGCATTTATCTACCTAgtccaaaacaacaacaacaacaaatttcaAAGTTCCATACAGTTCCCAAAGTAAAGTACAAGTTTCACATACTACCAAGAACTCAAAAGAATATACAAACATTAAGTCTGGCAAGGATTTATTAGGAAGCTTATTAGTCACAGTGAATAAAAAGCCATAAACAGAAGAACTGAGATCTCCAAATTCTGGCATTGGGCTTACAACACTAGTTAGAAGCTAATAAACATTAAGGATGTCCCAACAGGAATCTTACCTAAGTCCCAATCTTACCACGACCAGGATACCCACAAACACAGAAATGATGCCCATGCTCTCCCCAGACTGCTTACCTAGGCAGCAGGAAAAAAGACTTTCTCCTCAAGCTCTTAAGCAACATCAGGAGATTCCTGCTCTTCTAGCTATAACCATGAGACTCTACTGCATGACAGACAACTTCAAGCTTGGCAACTTGACAAGAAGGCCGAACGATGACAGGAAGAAGGAGCAAGCAGGAACAAGTATTTCTAGTTGGAGACCCTCCTTATGGCTAATACAAACACAACGCTGAGGCTTCAGAAAGTTTACTGCAGCCCagaaagtttccatttttaaaaaaacaagtcacACAAAAATCCTGCCAGAAAGCAACAAGACACTTGGGATTCCATGGCCACTTTGACTGGAAAGGCTGGCATTATCCATAACTGTCAGATGCTGACCAGCCCAAGACCCAATTTCTGCAGGGCCCTAGAAAATCATGATTGTCCCTCAGCACCCACACAACCCTCCCTGGTGGTGTGGTGTCTTCCACAGGCCAGGCTTCTGCAGCAAGCCCCAAAGACAAAGCTTGGCAGAGGCTGTGGCAGCCAACTCTCTCTGGAGCCCATCTCTCTGTCCTTCCCAACAGGATGTCGTACATCTTCACTGACACAGTGTGGGAGCCTCGGCCAGCCCTTAGGAAATGAAGTGTGTCTGTGGGGTAACCTGATGGACCCTGTGGTCTGCTGGGTTGGCTGATGCTTCATAGTTGCAGATGGTCACCTCATGTCGGCGAAGCTGCAAGAAAATTGAGAGGCTGGGTCAGCTGGTCATTCCCAGACCACATACTGGAGTAGTCCTTATTCAGGTTCACTTCTAGAAGCCATCATCCACCCTCTTCTCCCTTCTGATACTTTTATCCTGAGAAGCCTGCAAAAAATCATTATCAATGATTCACCCCATAACTGAGAAGATTCATTCCCCCACTATAATGGAGGCACCAAGAGAAGAGGACCTCGTCTATCTTGTTTATCATCTTATCTCTGGTGCCTGGAACAAGAAAAGTTATCAAACatgttgaatgaaggaaagaattctaaattataaaaactgaattgaTATCAATTGTATTATTTCAACCCCCTTAAAAATCCCTATATCCTGTCAAATGAGATGGATAGTTTAGTGACGAAACCAAGAAAAATTATAACCGGACTGGGAGCAATCACTGTCTCActtgctctttttcctttccttaaggTTCCCACTAGCACAGCATGCAGatatctatacacatatatacatacattggaGGGGGCAATAATGTTTCCAACCCCATCTTACCTCAGTCCATTCTCCTCTCAGGCCGATATAAAAGACCTTTGTGGTATCTGCTCCAAAgttttttgaaatatgaattgAGAGATGATAGACGTTTGAAAAACGAGAAATTCTAGAGGACGAaagcagtggggagaggagacacAGGTTAGAGTTCAATGAGAATCTCACAGCCATGTCAACAATTCCAGCTCCAACTTGTGGTAAAGCCCAGACAAATGTCAGAGAACACTCTTTGGGTCTTATGTCTCATTCTTCTCCTTTGGACAAGCAATTAATTCAGTGAACACTGACTGAGCATCTGCCAGATCCTGCCCAAGGCAACAGGGATAGAAAAAGGAATCAACACTGTCCCCGCCCTCAAGGACCAGGAATGAGAAATGCCTTATGGCCAGGCAGGGGTTCAAAAGCAAGTTCAGTGCTGACCTCACcctcagggaaaagagagaactaaTGAAGAGATAAGGCCGGCATGTGTGATTTCGCCTGCAGTAAGGCCACTATGCAAGCAGGAATTCTGAAAACACATCTTTCCTAAGACCATCCTAGGAGCTCATTCAGATCTGCTAACTGCATACAAGTTAACAAGTCTGTGGCTTGCACCGAATCTCTGCCAAAAGTTGACCAAGCCAAGGGTCAAGCCTCCTCCACTGTTTTAACTTATTTCTGATGCTAAGAGGGCAAGAGATGCGCCAAAAATAAACTGCAAGCCCTGGAAGCACTGACGTATGTATGCTCGCTGCAAACGAGGGAGTGCCTGCTGCTCCTCGGGAAAAGCCACGGACAGTGGAGACAGGCCCAGTGCTTACTTTGTGGCATACTCTAGTTCTCCGGTAAGATCCCGGTTCAGACTAAAGGTCTGATCTGGCTCCCTGTCTGTATCATCAAAGGACATCTGTGGAATGTTCTTGTacctgagaaaggaaagggaagaaaaatcaacaaatgtgcATTatcacatttttcagtttttcaaaacttCCTACTGACTCCTCAACTGCCTTCGGTTCTATCGGAAGGAGAACAAATTTTGGAAACAGCATTTTACAGGCATTTATACACAAATATCTTTAATCCaacaagaaaagagctgagaaCTGCAACATAAGCCAATGGCATCTTTGAGTGGGTTAAGATCACATGAGAAGCAATACACAAAGAGATGGCTCAAACGAGGTCACGTGCAGCAAATGCATGGAGAAAACAGGCAACTCAGCACATTCAGATCAAGCCGAGGATGTTCAACAGCTTACtcatgggaaaaaatactttggCAGAAACATATTAAACACAGTTAAGAGATATGATCAGGTAACCCAACGCtcaaacatttttctgtgttCAAAATTACCTGATATACTGAGTCATCttacaattcttaaaaaaataccatttgggGATTTCCACTTTGAAAAGGACACAACAGGCTTTGGAAAGTCAAGTAAAACTGCTAGtgaggaaaacatttttcaaagaaatatctaAGAAACAGCTGTCTCCTCTAGCTCACAAATCTAAAGGACTGAGCCACACCCCCACCATCTCTAGAGTGTTTTATTGACATTCCCACATGGGAGGGGCCTAGATAGTAGCTGCAGCAAAATGCATATAATTtaagaaagcaaatgtttgcttCAAAGTGTTTCTAAGAATGATGcacagaataataataacagtgaACATTTATGAGCAGCATTATGAAAGGCAGTGTCGTGCTGTAGTTCAAAGCAGGGTCTCCGGAGCCTGACTTCCTAGGCTTAaagcctggctctgtcacttaccagctgtgtaattttgggcaagtgatttaacctctctgtgtctcagtttcctcatctgtaaaatgaggatagtgaTAGCACATAACTCATCGGCTGATGCGGACATAAGTTGAATCAATTCTAAGAgacacatatattaaaaaaattttactatggaaaatttcaaacacacacaaaagcagagagaaaaatataacaaatatatacttATCACTCAGCTTCAATAACCAACATTATGCCGATTTTACCCAGCACACCCATTTTGTTTGTGCTTGATATTTTAAAGCAATCCCAAACATAACATTTCACTAatacttcagtatgtatctctaaaatgtaaggacttcttaaaaaaaaaaaagccaggatacaattttacaaaaattaacaattaacaacaattctttaatatcatctaACACCGAGTCTGTATTCAAATTTCACTGACTTAAGTCTCAATTTAACTTTTGTGGATGTGTCAATGGTATGTCATAGTTGAAGAGgcactattttttaattaatggtacataaaataatggtgcctTTTACAATCAATGACATCGTAGATTCAATGCAGTGTAATACATGTGAAGTGCTTACAATTTGGGGCTATGAAAGTATTTGCACCTGCTCTCCCAAGACTGGGCACTTACTACGTTCCAGACTTATTCTAAGCTCTTTCCATGTTAGATCTCATGTAATTCTCTCCACGATCTTGTGAGGTTCAGACTATTACtcttccattttacatatgagaaagcCGAGATATAGAGAAGATAAGTAATGCCCCAATGTCATGCAGCTAGCAAGTAGtacagccagaatttgaacccaagcaatTTATTCCAGAGTCCATTCTAAACCACAATGCAACATGGATGTCTAGTCTTCTCAAGCCAATCCATCTCCCAAGTAAGTGAGTCCCGAAAAGAATCAACTCGAACGTACtttgtttccttaaaataattatgtggATTTGCTTTCAAATTCATGTCTCTAACATCCAAAAATAGTTTCAATTTCTTAAGTCTCTcatttaaattgataaatttttcagatgaaattttTTATGTAAAGATCTTCTGATATTTGTTTCTCCAGCACTCAGAAAGTGGTTTTCCCCTTCGTTTAGGGAGGCTATGCTGGCATAAGGCAAGTTGTCAACAAGGGAGCGTCAGCTCTGGTGGCAACAGATGAAGTGTTGCAAGAGGTATAGAGAACCTTGCTAACTAAAGGCCATGCAAACTCAGAGTAATTCCACATCAACAAAACACACACAAGGATTAGAACTGCACGAAATAGCAAGGGAAAATTCTGAAGCTAACCCCAAAAGTAGAATTCATAAAGATCACTTGAGATCTGCAGCTGGGTTATTAAGAAAACTGCAAAGTCATCAACTGTTGGCATTTATAGGATGCTCTCTGAATGAATGGTGCCACAGCAAGCACTTTGAAAAGAGATAAGCTGTTGGCCCTAAAGATGCTTAACCTAAAAGCCATTAACTCGGGAAGAGATAAGTGTGTGCAGAACAAGATCTTTTCTTAAAGGGAGTCAGGGGATATTTAacccagtaaaaagaaaaaattctattatTCTGGAATAAAGTGCTACTAGAGAAAGGGAACTAGGAGCTCCTTGGGGGCCTAAGCCCTTGCCACTTACAGTCTCATCTCAGAAGGGTGTGAGTCATCGTCCTCTCCCATTATGATGATGCCTTTGAGCTTGACATTGCCTGTGAATCTGCCAGAATGCAAAAGAGAAGGTTGTcaacctggatttgaatctctaCTTAGTTGTGTGGGGCTGGGCAAAACCCTTCCCCTTGCTGGGCTTCAGTTTACCCATGTGTCAGACTTGTACTAGATAATCGTGAAGATCCTATGTGCCTCTGGCATACTGCAGTTCTAAAAAATCCACCTTGACTTCTCAGTTATCTTTTAACAAATACATCTCTTTTCAATATCCAGCAAGAAACCTATGATGCTTTCCTCCTCACACCCGCCACCGTCATTTACGCGGTTTCTAGAAACAGATGTGGGCTCTTGATACAACTAGGGAATGAACCCTGATAGGGCAACTGCGTACAGACTGTTTAGCCTGAGACAAGCACCGAGAAGCTACTTACGGAATATTAAACAGAAGCTCTTCATCCGCATCACTTTCAACAAactggaggggatggggaggaggaaggagagagaaacaaatattttctgagagcCTAGAATTTCAGGTAGCTCCCACCCTGTTCTACAAGTGGAGCGCATTGCAAACAGTCCACCTCCCTCGGTTTTCCAGCACTTGTTAACCTGATGTTAATAAATTAATAGCCACAGACCATCCAATCAGACGGTTCTTAACGGGGAGCCCAGGAAATGAACTTCGAGGGCCAGCTAGCCTCCTGAAATTGTGTGCCAAGATCTGTGCCTAAGCGGTCCAGCT
This genomic window contains:
- the PITHD1 gene encoding PITH domain-containing protein 1; translated protein: MSHGHSHGGGGCRCAAEQEEPPEQRGLAYGLYLRIDLERLQCLNESREGSGRGVFKPWEERTDRSKFVESDADEELLFNIPFTGNVKLKGIIIMGEDDDSHPSEMRLYKNIPQMSFDDTDREPDQTFSLNRDLTGELEYATKISRFSNVYHLSIHISKNFGADTTKVFYIGLRGEWTELRRHEVTICNYEASANPADHRVHQVTPQTHFIS